The following nucleotide sequence is from Deltaproteobacteria bacterium.
CCCCGCCCTCGCCGTAACAGCCCATAGGCTTGGAAGGGAAGAAGCTCGTGCAGCCGATGGTGGAGAGGGAGCATGAGGGCCTTCCCTTGTATGTGGCCCCGAAGCTCTGGGCCGCGTCCTCGACGACCGCAAGCCCGTGTCTTCGGGCGATCTCGTTGATCCGGTCGAAATCCGCGCATTGTCCGTAGAGCGAGACAGGAAGGATTGCTCTGGTCCTTGGGGTGATGGCGGCATGGATCCCCTGGGGATCTATGTTGTATGTCGCCGGATCGATGTCCACGAACACGGGCCGCGCCCCGAGGATAGCGATGGTCTCTGCAGTCGCGATGAACGTGAAGGGTGTAGTGATGACCTCGTCGCCAGGGCCGATCCCAAGGGCCATGAGGGCGATAAGAAGGGCGTCTGTCCCTGAGGAGACGGCCACACAGTGCCCCACCCCGGCATACCGGGCAAGACGATCCTCCAGCTCTGTCACCTCGGGTCCTGAGACGTACCGGCCGTGGAGGAGGACGCGGTGAAGGTTTTTTTCCAGGTGAGGCCTTATCTCGTCTTGTTGTGCGGCGAGATCCACAAAGGGGATGGAAGGGGGGGCAAACGTCCTTTCGCAGTATGCCTCCGGGGTCATGGCCTGTCCCGGTGCCGTCTCGAGTATGGCCGTGTTTCGCGTGAGTATGGCCGCGCCTCCCGGGGGAAAGCGATCTATGGCGCGAAGGAGTTGGGCGGCCTCCGGGTCCTTGGCGTCCAGGACATCTCCCTCGCCGGACAGGGCCGCAAGCCACTGGACACCTGCGAGGCATTCCCGGATGATCCCGCTCACGCGAGCGGATGG
It contains:
- a CDS encoding DegT/DnrJ/EryC1/StrS family aminotransferase — protein: MDIILHTDIVIDLCDRNSPQAAASRQAIRLCQGHGGRAWIHVGSAQGLGERLRTHLLSEVGDAGQDPSARVSGIIRECLAGVQWLAALSGEGDVLDAKDPEAAQLLRAIDRFPPGGAAILTRNTAILETAPGQAMTPEAYCERTFAPPSIPFVDLAAQQDEIRPHLEKNLHRVLLHGRYVSGPEVTELEDRLARYAGVGHCVAVSSGTDALLIALMALGIGPGDEVITTPFTFIATAETIAILGARPVFVDIDPATYNIDPQGIHAAITPRTRAILPVSLYGQCADFDRINEIARRHGLAVVEDAAQSFGATYKGRPSCSLSTIGCTSFFPSKPMGCYGEGGACLTDDADLAEKMRRIRDHGQDRRYHHAVIGLNGRLDTLQAAVLLAKLEILPREIQARGRIGQRYSVLLSDVAVVPHIEPWNTSVYAQYTIQVEDRERVQAKLHGHGIPTAVHYPIPLHMQPAFSYLGYAKGDFPVAERAAERVLSLPMHPYLKEEDLERICRAVRQAVRE